The Paraburkholderia sp. PREW-6R genomic interval CGTCGCGCCCCATCTCAGCTGCAACGACGGCGACGTGATCCGCCAGTGGGCATGCGAAGGGCGTGGCATCATCCTGCGCTCCGAATGGGACGTCGCCGACGATCTCGCCAGAGGAAAACTCGTGCGCCTGCTGCCGGACTGGAAAGCGCCAGACGCCGATGTGATTGCACTGACCCATCGGCGCACCGGACTGCCGGCGCGAACGCGCCAGTTCATGCACTATCTGCAAAGCAGTTTCAGACCGCAGCCGCCGTGGCGGAAATGACGACACTCAATGTTTCGCCGTACGCGCGCATGCTTGTTTCAGTGCCGCTGAATATATGAATCAGACCAACTGAACAATAGGCGGTCAGCGAGACTTTATAATCGTTTCACCGTCAAAGCCTTTCAGATCATGACTAGCGCCTGCACATCTTCCGCCTTTCCGAAGGCCGTCCTCTTCGACCTGCTGACCGCGCTGCTCGATTCGTGGACATCATGGAATCGCGCGGCCGGCTCCGAGCAGACCGGCCGCGCATGGCGCGCCGCCTATCTGCGAAAAACTTACGGATGCGGCCGCTACATTGCGTACGAGCAACTGGTTCGCGAGGCCGCGACGGAAGTGGGCCTGCCGGAATCCGCCGCGCTCGCGCTCGAAGCCGACTGGCCTGGTCTGACACCCTGGAGCGGCGCGCTCGACGCTCTTCAGGCGCTCGCGCCGCACTGCAAACTGGCGATCGTGACCAACTGCTCGGCGCGCCTTGGCGCACAGGCGGCGCAACGCTTTCCGGTCCGGTGGGACGCTATCGTCACGGCCGAGGAAGCGGGCGTCTACAAACCCGACCCGCTGCCCTACCGGCTTGCACTCGACAAACTCGGCGTAGCGGCACGCCACGCGGCATTCGTCGCCGGCTCCAGTTACGACATGTTCGGCACGGCCGCGGTCGGCTTGCGGACTTACTGGCATAACCGCATTGGCCTGCCGCCCGTGGCGGGCGCGCAGCGGCCCGAGGTCGAAGCGCGCACACTGGACGATCTGGTCCCGTGGCTCAGCCGCTTTGGCCTTCACGAGCCTCATCTCATTCCCCGGTGAAAGCATGAAACTCGAACAGATCGACACCCCGGCCGCGTTAATCGACGTCGCCCGGATGCAGAGGAACATCGCACGCATGCAGGCGCACATGAACACGCTTGGCGTCGCGTTCCGTCCGCATGTGAAAACCACCAAATGTCTCGACGTGGTCCGCGCGCAGATCGCTGCGGGCGCACGCGGGATCACTGTTTCCACGCTGAAGGAAGCGGAGGCGTTTTTCGCCGCCGGAGTGGACGATATTCTGTACGCGGTGAGCATCGCGCCATCCAAACTGCCGCGTGCGCTCGCGCTGCGCCGCCAGGGCTGCAAGCTGAAGCTCGTCGTCGACAATCCGGCCGCCGCCGCCGCGATCGCCGCATTCGGCGACCAGCATGGCGAAACCTTCGAGGTGTGGATCGAGGTCGATACGGACGGTCACCGCTCCGGCATCACGCCGGAGCAGCACACGCTGCTCGAAGTCGGGCGCATCCTGCACGAGAACGGCGTAACCGTGGGCGGCGTGATGACTCACGCCGGATCGAGCTACGAACTGAACACGCCCGATGCGCTCGCCGCCCTCGCCGAACAGGAGCGCGCAGGCTGTGTGCGGGCGGCGCAGCGTTTGCGCGACGCGGGCATTGCGTGTCCGGCCGTCAGCGTCGGCTCGACCCCCACCGCGCTCGCCGCCACGCAACTCGAAGGCGTGACCGAGGTGCGCGCGGGCGTCTATGTGCTGTTCGATCTGGTGATGCACAACGTGGGCGTCTGCGCGCTCGACGACATTGCGCTGAGCGTACTGGCCACCGTAATCGGGCATCAGCCGGAAAAAGGCTGGGCCATACTCGACGCGGGCTGGATGGCGATGAGCCGCGATCGTGGCACGTCGAAACAGTCGCACGACTACGGCTATGGCGTGCCATGCCTGCTGAACGGCACGCCGCTGACCGGCTATCTGCTCAGCGGTGCAAATCAGGAGCACGGCATTCTGTCGCCCATCGACGAAAGCGCGCCAACGGAAGACGTCACGCAGCACTTCCCGTTAGGCATGAAGTTACGCATTCTGCCGAACCATGCGTGCGCCACCGGCGCGCAATTTCCCGAGTATCACGCGGTGTCGCCGGATGGCGCAAGCGTCGAGTGGCGCCGCTTTCACGGCTGGTGACACGCGCATCACGAACGCGACGAACGCGGCCCGAGTGACCGCTTACCCCTCTTCGTCTTCGAGTCCGGCGATCAGATCGTCCACCGCGCGATAGACGCGTTCGACGATCTCCGGTCCCACCTTGCGCTCCAACGCACGGTAATGCGCTTCGAGATCCTTCGAAATCACGCGCACCAGTTCGACGCTCGTCGGTGTCAGCGACACGAGCACGCGGCGCTGGTCTTCCGCAAAACGCTCCTTCGTCACCAGTTCCATGCTCTCCATGCGCGCGAGCACGCCCGCCATGCTCGGGCTCGAAATCGTGCAGATATCGGAAATGTGACGGGGTTCCATCGGCCCATGCTCGTCGAGCGCGCGGATCACGCGCCACTGCTGTTCCGTCAGACCGTGCGCGGTAATCAGCGGACGAAAACGCTCCATCATTTTTTCCCTGGCGCGCAGCAGCAACATGGGCAGGTTGCGGTGCAAAACTCGTGTGGAAGCGGTTGCAGACATAGTTGAAGGTTGGATGAATACACCTGTCGAAAACTTAAGGGAAAACCCGCGATCAGCCGACAGACTATTGACCCCGGATCATATCAAGCGCAATACTACTAACATGTTAGTGTTTTCTCCCGGAGACAGCCAGTCATGTTTGCACTTGCCGATCATCTGCTGCATCCCGCCGGCGACGCATTGCCGCGCGATGTCGACAGAGCCACGGCTGCGGCGCTCCTCGCCGGCGGCGTTGCCTGCCGGGCGCCCGTGAGCGGCGCAGTCTACGGCGTGTTGCTGAACGACCGCGCGGCGCTCGCAGCGCTCGGCGACGCGATGAATGCCGCGCCATACAAGGCGCCGCCCAAGGCGCCGGTGCTGTATCTGAAGCCACGTAATACGCTTGCCGGACACCGCTCGCGTGTTGTCGTGCCCGACGACGCGCTGGGCGTGGAAGTCGGGGCGTCGCTAGGCATCGTGATAGGCCGCACTGCAACACGCGTCGGCGTGGAGCATGCGCATGACTACGTTGCCGGCTATACGCTGGTCGCCGATCTGAGCGTGCCGCACGCGAGCGTGTACCGGCCGTCAGTGCGCTTTCGGGCGCGCGACAATTTTTGCGCCGTCGGTCCGGCCGTGGTTGCAGCGCGTCATATTCAATCGCCAGACGATCTGGAGATTCGCGTGCAGATCGGTACGCAGCCAACATTCAGCGCGAGCACTGCGTCGTCGGTGCGCAACGTTGCACAACTTCTCGCGGACGTGACGGACTTCATGACGCTTGTCGCCGGTGACGTCCTTACGTTGGGCGTGCCTTTCGGCTCGCCGGTCGCCCATATCGGCGACACCGCCGTGCTGTCGATCGGCGCGCTGCCGCCGCTCGAAGTTTCGTTTGCCGGGGCTGAGCATCGCAATGGAGAACAGCCATGATGCGCGCCCGTGTTGCGTATGCCGGCGCGATTCACGAAGCCTATCCTGATGCGAACGGTGTCCGTCTCGCGGACGGCCGCGTGCGTCGTGAGGACGAAGTGGTATGGCTCGCGCCAATCGAAGTCGGCACGATCTTCGCACTCGGTCTGAACTACGCTGAACATGCGAAGGAATTGCAGTTCAACAAGCAGGAAGAACCGCTCGTGTTCCTGAAGGGACCGGGCACGGTCATCGGCCATCGCGGCTTCACACGCCGCCCTGCCGGTGTCGCCTTCATGCACTACGAGTGCGAACTTGCCGTGGTGATCGGGCAGACTGCGCAGAACGTCAAGCGTAAACATGCGATGCAGCACGTCGCGGGCTACATGATCGCGAACGACTAC includes:
- a CDS encoding HAD-IA family hydrolase — protein: MTSACTSSAFPKAVLFDLLTALLDSWTSWNRAAGSEQTGRAWRAAYLRKTYGCGRYIAYEQLVREAATEVGLPESAALALEADWPGLTPWSGALDALQALAPHCKLAIVTNCSARLGAQAAQRFPVRWDAIVTAEEAGVYKPDPLPYRLALDKLGVAARHAAFVAGSSYDMFGTAAVGLRTYWHNRIGLPPVAGAQRPEVEARTLDDLVPWLSRFGLHEPHLIPR
- a CDS encoding DSD1 family PLP-dependent enzyme, translated to MKLEQIDTPAALIDVARMQRNIARMQAHMNTLGVAFRPHVKTTKCLDVVRAQIAAGARGITVSTLKEAEAFFAAGVDDILYAVSIAPSKLPRALALRRQGCKLKLVVDNPAAAAAIAAFGDQHGETFEVWIEVDTDGHRSGITPEQHTLLEVGRILHENGVTVGGVMTHAGSSYELNTPDALAALAEQERAGCVRAAQRLRDAGIACPAVSVGSTPTALAATQLEGVTEVRAGVYVLFDLVMHNVGVCALDDIALSVLATVIGHQPEKGWAILDAGWMAMSRDRGTSKQSHDYGYGVPCLLNGTPLTGYLLSGANQEHGILSPIDESAPTEDVTQHFPLGMKLRILPNHACATGAQFPEYHAVSPDGASVEWRRFHGW
- the hpaR gene encoding homoprotocatechuate degradation operon regulator HpaR — its product is MLLLRAREKMMERFRPLITAHGLTEQQWRVIRALDEHGPMEPRHISDICTISSPSMAGVLARMESMELVTKERFAEDQRRVLVSLTPTSVELVRVISKDLEAHYRALERKVGPEIVERVYRAVDDLIAGLEDEEG
- a CDS encoding fumarylacetoacetate hydrolase family protein; amino-acid sequence: MFALADHLLHPAGDALPRDVDRATAAALLAGGVACRAPVSGAVYGVLLNDRAALAALGDAMNAAPYKAPPKAPVLYLKPRNTLAGHRSRVVVPDDALGVEVGASLGIVIGRTATRVGVEHAHDYVAGYTLVADLSVPHASVYRPSVRFRARDNFCAVGPAVVAARHIQSPDDLEIRVQIGTQPTFSASTASSVRNVAQLLADVTDFMTLVAGDVLTLGVPFGSPVAHIGDTAVLSIGALPPLEVSFAGAEHRNGEQP
- a CDS encoding fumarylacetoacetate hydrolase family protein: MMRARVAYAGAIHEAYPDANGVRLADGRVRREDEVVWLAPIEVGTIFALGLNYAEHAKELQFNKQEEPLVFLKGPGTVIGHRGFTRRPAGVAFMHYECELAVVIGQTAQNVKRKHAMQHVAGYMIANDYAIRDYLENYYRPNLRVKNRDGGTVLGPWFVDAADVQDVTQLELRTFVNGTRQQHGNTRDLVTDIPALIEYLSSFMTLAPGDVILTGTPEGIVNVNAGDEVVCEIDGLGRLVNTIASDADFNRD